The following proteins are encoded in a genomic region of Planococcus lenghuensis:
- a CDS encoding CtsR family transcriptional regulator, with amino-acid sequence MRNISDVIEGYLKQIIELSEMDHVEIKRSEVAEKFQCVPSQINYVIKTRFTTDRGYVVESKRGGGGYIRIKRIRLHEKASVIESILERIQNGAAQNMAEDIIFRLLDEGVVSKREAKLMLGAIDRQTLLLPLPKRDEIRSRILAAMLFTILYEEDQR; translated from the coding sequence ATGCGAAATATATCTGATGTAATTGAAGGGTATTTAAAGCAAATCATCGAATTAAGTGAGATGGATCATGTTGAAATCAAACGTAGTGAAGTTGCTGAAAAATTTCAATGTGTACCTTCTCAAATTAATTATGTGATTAAAACACGGTTTACTACTGACCGTGGCTATGTTGTTGAGAGTAAGAGAGGCGGCGGAGGATATATCCGAATCAAACGTATCCGCCTGCATGAAAAAGCAAGTGTAATTGAGAGTATCTTAGAAAGGATTCAAAACGGAGCAGCTCAAAACATGGCAGAGGATATTATATTCCGGTTGCTAGATGAAGGTGTAGTATCGAAGCGGGAAGCCAAGTTAATGCTTGGTGCAATCGACCGGCAAACTCTGCTGCTGCCACTGCCAAAAAGAGATGAAATTCGTTCGCGAATCCTTGCTGCAATGCTATTTACTATTTTGTATGAAGAAGATCAACGGTAA
- a CDS encoding UvrB/UvrC motif-containing protein: protein MICDQCHERPATVTVTQNQQGDVTERHLCHVCAAENHHIHNLFDQNPFSIHELLSNWLPMQQHPTRNRKTNEQAVCSKCGFSFGKFMKLGKFGCSECYEAFAPQLDEMFRRLHNGHTEHTGKVPVSFGRTLKVKKQIDELRRKMKSSIAEEQFEQAAAFRDQIRELNAQLDAGGEKNGN from the coding sequence ATGATTTGCGATCAATGCCATGAGCGCCCTGCAACGGTAACCGTGACGCAAAATCAGCAAGGAGACGTTACAGAACGTCACTTGTGCCATGTCTGTGCAGCAGAGAATCATCATATCCATAATCTGTTTGATCAGAATCCCTTTAGCATTCATGAACTGCTTTCTAATTGGCTACCAATGCAACAGCATCCAACCAGAAACCGGAAAACAAACGAACAAGCTGTTTGTTCAAAGTGCGGTTTTTCATTTGGAAAGTTTATGAAGTTAGGTAAATTCGGCTGTTCAGAGTGTTACGAGGCATTTGCGCCACAATTGGATGAGATGTTTAGGCGTCTGCACAATGGGCATACAGAACATACTGGAAAAGTTCCAGTATCATTTGGCCGTACATTAAAAGTAAAGAAACAGATAGATGAATTGAGAAGAAAGATGAAGTCATCAATTGCTGAGGAGCAGTTTGAGCAAGCTGCTGCTTTTCGTGACCAGATCCGTGAATTGAATGCACAATTGGATGCTGGAGGTGAGAAGAATGGCAATTGA
- a CDS encoding protein arginine kinase, translating to MAIDHFLKNSVTSWMSNEGENTDIAMSTRIRLARNLTDYLFPYAFSEAEAKKVDETVSAVLENTGKEIGNSFTHIDIRETPDLKRQILVEKHLISPLLARGESPGSVLLSKNEELSVMVNEEDHLRIQSLQPGFRLQEAYEKANDLDSLLETKLPYAFHEKFGYLTSCPTNTGTGMRASVMLHLPALTMTRQIDRIISAISRLGMVVRGSYGEGSEALGNVYQISNQVTLGKSEYEILEDLESMTLQVIEQERRSRRAIMEQSPFALEDRIYRSFGILTHARLLSTEEAARCLSDVRLGIDLELIKDIDMSILNELMIFMQPAFLQQYAEKPLQPNERDRARADLFRERLRGEEEQQKGEDFA from the coding sequence ATGGCAATTGATCATTTTTTAAAAAATAGTGTTACAAGCTGGATGTCAAATGAAGGTGAAAATACAGATATTGCTATGAGTACCCGTATTCGACTTGCTCGGAACTTGACTGATTATCTTTTTCCTTATGCTTTTTCAGAAGCGGAAGCCAAAAAAGTTGATGAAACTGTATCAGCTGTCCTGGAAAACACCGGGAAAGAAATTGGCAATTCATTTACGCATATTGACATTCGGGAGACTCCAGATCTGAAACGTCAGATTCTTGTTGAAAAACACTTAATTAGTCCATTACTGGCCCGAGGGGAAAGCCCCGGATCGGTACTGTTGTCTAAGAATGAAGAGTTAAGTGTAATGGTTAATGAGGAAGATCATTTGCGAATCCAAAGTCTTCAGCCAGGCTTTCGGCTACAGGAAGCTTATGAAAAAGCAAATGACTTGGATTCATTGTTAGAGACCAAACTACCATACGCATTTCACGAAAAGTTCGGGTATTTGACCAGTTGTCCAACCAATACGGGCACAGGCATGCGTGCTTCTGTAATGCTGCATTTACCTGCATTAACAATGACACGGCAAATTGATCGGATTATTTCTGCTATTTCACGATTAGGAATGGTGGTTCGCGGCAGTTATGGCGAGGGCAGTGAAGCACTGGGAAATGTCTATCAGATTTCTAATCAAGTTACCCTTGGAAAATCCGAGTATGAAATTCTTGAAGACTTAGAAAGCATGACGTTACAAGTGATTGAGCAGGAGAGACGGTCCCGCCGTGCAATTATGGAACAGTCACCGTTTGCACTTGAGGATAGAATTTACCGATCATTCGGCATTTTGACCCATGCACGTCTCCTTTCAACAGAGGAGGCCGCAAGATGCTTATCAGATGTCCGGCTTGGAATCGATTTAGAATTGATTAAAGATATTGATATGTCTATTTTAAATGAACTGATGATTTTTATGCAGCCAGCGTTTCTGCAGCAATATGCAGAAAAACCACTGCAGCCAAATGAACGGGACCGAGCAAGAGCTGATTTGTTCCGTGAACGGCTGCGCGGTGAAGAGGAACAACAAAAAGGAGAGGATTTTGCATGA
- the clpC gene encoding ATP-dependent protease ATP-binding subunit ClpC, whose product MMFNRFTQRAQKVLQLAQEEAIRLKHEAIGTEHILLGLIREGGGIAAKALEAIGVNPKLIEDGIKELIGVGEQEVGPIVHYTPRAKKVIELSVDESRKLGHSYIGTEHLLLALIREGEGIAARVLANADVSLNKARQQVLQLLGSNEQAPSTGGSNPNASANTPTLDGLARDLTQIAREGSLDPVIGRSKEITRVVEVLSRRTKNNPVLIGEPGVGKTAIAEGLAQQIVTNEIPETLRDKRVMVLDMGTVVAGTKYRGEFEDRLKKVMDEIRQAGNIILFIDELHTLIGAGGAEGAIDASNILKPSLARGELQCIGATTLDEYRKYIEKDAALERRFQPIQVDEPTVEESIQIIKGLRDRYEAHHRVKITDEAVEAAAKMSDRYISDRFLPDKAIDLIDEAGSKVRLRSYTAPPNLKELEQRLEAVRSEKNAAVQSQAFEKAASLRDSEQKLKDELEQTKKEWKEKQGKEESEVTVEDVATVVSMWTGIPVSRLAQTESNKLLNLENILHNRVIGQEEAIKAISKAVRRARAGLKDPKRPIGSFIFLGPTGVGKTELARALAESMFGDEEAMIRIDMSEYMEKHSTSRLVGSPPGYVGYEEGGQLTEKVRRKPYSVILLDEIEKAHPDVFNLLLQVLEDGWLTDSKGRRVDFRNTVVIMTSNVGAQAIKFDKHVGFNLGDSKSEYRDMKNRMMEELKKAFRPEFLNRIDETIVFHPLEKDHLAEIVTLMADQLTKRLKEQNIDLELTDAAKLKIAEEGYDPDYGARPLRRALQKHVEDRLSEELLKGNVLTGHHIVFDVEDNEFVVQTNEAVTEEAATKK is encoded by the coding sequence ATGATGTTTAACCGTTTTACACAACGAGCTCAAAAAGTTCTTCAGCTTGCACAAGAAGAAGCGATTCGCCTAAAGCATGAAGCGATCGGCACAGAGCATATCCTGCTTGGTCTGATCAGAGAAGGCGGCGGAATTGCAGCAAAAGCATTGGAAGCGATCGGCGTAAATCCGAAGCTGATAGAAGATGGAATTAAGGAATTGATCGGTGTGGGAGAACAAGAAGTTGGCCCAATCGTTCATTATACACCGCGTGCTAAGAAAGTAATTGAATTATCCGTAGATGAATCCCGTAAACTGGGTCATTCATATATTGGGACAGAGCACTTGCTCCTTGCCTTGATCCGTGAAGGAGAAGGTATTGCAGCTCGTGTACTGGCTAATGCAGATGTCAGCCTCAATAAGGCACGTCAGCAAGTACTGCAGCTCCTTGGAAGCAACGAACAGGCACCATCAACTGGCGGCAGCAATCCGAATGCATCAGCTAACACACCGACATTAGATGGCTTGGCCCGTGACTTGACACAGATTGCGCGTGAAGGCAGCTTGGACCCGGTTATCGGCAGAAGCAAAGAAATCACGCGGGTAGTGGAAGTTCTTAGCCGCAGAACAAAAAATAATCCTGTCTTGATCGGGGAGCCGGGGGTCGGTAAAACAGCGATAGCTGAAGGACTTGCCCAGCAAATTGTCACCAATGAAATCCCTGAAACACTTCGTGACAAGCGAGTCATGGTACTTGATATGGGTACAGTAGTTGCCGGTACGAAATACCGTGGTGAGTTTGAGGACCGTCTGAAGAAAGTAATGGATGAGATTCGCCAAGCCGGCAATATTATTCTTTTCATCGATGAGCTTCATACGCTAATTGGTGCAGGCGGAGCTGAAGGTGCAATTGATGCATCCAATATTTTGAAGCCATCCCTTGCCCGTGGTGAATTGCAATGTATTGGTGCAACCACACTTGATGAATATCGTAAGTATATTGAGAAAGATGCAGCACTCGAGCGCCGATTCCAGCCGATCCAGGTGGACGAGCCGACTGTTGAAGAGTCTATCCAGATTATTAAAGGTCTCCGTGACCGTTATGAAGCCCATCATCGTGTGAAAATCACGGATGAAGCAGTGGAAGCTGCAGCGAAAATGTCAGATCGCTATATCTCAGATCGTTTTCTGCCGGATAAAGCAATTGATCTGATTGATGAAGCCGGCTCAAAAGTGCGGCTGCGCTCGTACACGGCACCACCAAACTTGAAAGAGCTGGAACAGCGCCTTGAAGCTGTCCGCTCTGAAAAGAATGCTGCTGTTCAAAGTCAGGCTTTTGAAAAAGCAGCATCTCTCCGGGATTCGGAGCAGAAGCTGAAAGATGAGCTTGAGCAGACGAAAAAAGAATGGAAAGAAAAACAAGGCAAAGAAGAATCGGAAGTAACTGTTGAAGATGTGGCGACTGTCGTCTCCATGTGGACAGGTATTCCGGTTTCACGACTTGCTCAGACAGAATCAAATAAATTGCTGAATTTGGAAAATATCCTGCATAACCGGGTAATTGGGCAGGAAGAAGCAATTAAGGCGATTTCCAAAGCGGTTCGCCGGGCGCGCGCCGGATTGAAAGACCCGAAACGTCCGATCGGTTCATTCATTTTCCTCGGCCCAACCGGTGTCGGTAAAACAGAGCTGGCTCGCGCACTTGCGGAGTCTATGTTCGGAGATGAAGAAGCGATGATCCGGATTGACATGTCCGAGTACATGGAAAAACATTCGACTTCCCGCCTTGTCGGTTCACCTCCAGGTTATGTCGGGTATGAAGAGGGTGGCCAGCTGACTGAAAAAGTTCGCAGAAAGCCTTACTCTGTCATCCTGCTGGATGAAATTGAGAAAGCACACCCGGATGTCTTCAACCTGCTCCTCCAAGTACTTGAAGACGGTTGGTTGACAGATTCAAAAGGACGCCGGGTCGATTTCCGGAATACGGTTGTCATCATGACATCAAACGTTGGTGCACAGGCGATAAAGTTCGATAAACATGTTGGATTTAACCTCGGTGACAGCAAGTCCGAGTATCGTGATATGAAGAATCGGATGATGGAAGAGTTGAAAAAAGCATTCCGTCCTGAGTTCCTCAACCGGATTGATGAAACGATCGTCTTCCATCCACTTGAAAAAGATCATTTGGCAGAGATTGTGACCTTGATGGCTGATCAGCTGACAAAACGTTTGAAAGAGCAGAATATTGATCTTGAACTGACAGATGCAGCGAAACTCAAAATTGCTGAAGAAGGTTATGATCCGGATTACGGGGCACGTCCGCTTCGTCGGGCACTCCAGAAGCATGTGGAAGACCGGCTGTCTGAAGAGTTGCTGAAAGGCAATGTACTGACAGGCCACCATATTGTATTTGATGTGGAAGATAATGAATTCGTGGTTCAGACGAATGAAGCTGTAACAGAAGAAGCTGCAACAAAGAAATAA
- the radA gene encoding DNA repair protein RadA: MAKKKTKFMCQECGYESPKWMGRCPGCGSWNTMVEEVEVTQAKGPRGAFQHTATAQKATPIVAVETKEAPRVQTELEELNRVLGGGIVPGSLILIGGDPGIGKSTLLLQVSAMLANRGERVLYISGEESIRQTKLRAERLDVTSPELFIYAETNLELLHSTIEETNPKFVIVDSIQTVHHPEVTSAPGSVSQVRECTAELMRIAKTKNIAIFLVGHVTKEGQIAGPRLLEHMVDTVLYFEGERHHTFRILRSVKNRFGSTNEIAIFEMLQGGLKEVLNPSELFLQERADGASGSTIVASMEGTRPILVEVQALVTESSFNYPKRMATGLDQNRISLLMAVLEKRAGMLLQTHDAYIKVAGGVKLDEPAIDLAVLASIVSSFRDKPSRVHDIIIGEVGLTGEIRRVSRIEQRVQEAAKLGFQRAIIPASNLGGWDYPEGIEIIGVENVSEALREIFS; this comes from the coding sequence ATGGCAAAGAAAAAGACAAAGTTCATGTGTCAGGAATGCGGCTATGAATCCCCGAAATGGATGGGTCGCTGCCCGGGTTGCGGCAGCTGGAATACGATGGTGGAAGAAGTCGAAGTGACACAGGCAAAAGGACCGCGCGGCGCTTTTCAGCATACAGCAACTGCACAAAAAGCAACGCCGATTGTGGCTGTGGAGACCAAGGAAGCTCCGCGTGTTCAGACAGAACTCGAAGAACTGAATCGGGTACTTGGCGGCGGAATTGTTCCGGGCTCGCTTATTCTGATCGGCGGCGATCCGGGGATTGGAAAGTCGACACTTCTGCTCCAGGTTTCCGCCATGCTGGCTAACCGGGGAGAGCGAGTGCTCTACATCTCTGGAGAAGAATCGATCCGTCAGACGAAACTTCGGGCAGAGCGGCTTGATGTTACATCGCCTGAGCTATTCATCTATGCAGAGACCAATCTAGAACTACTGCACAGTACAATTGAAGAAACCAATCCGAAATTTGTAATCGTCGATTCTATTCAAACGGTTCACCACCCTGAAGTAACATCTGCGCCTGGCAGTGTGTCACAGGTGAGGGAATGTACAGCAGAACTGATGCGCATTGCAAAAACAAAGAATATTGCCATCTTTCTGGTGGGGCATGTTACAAAAGAAGGACAAATTGCAGGTCCGCGTCTCCTTGAGCATATGGTGGATACTGTCTTGTATTTTGAAGGAGAACGGCATCACACGTTCCGAATTCTCCGGAGCGTAAAAAACCGGTTTGGATCAACAAATGAGATCGCCATTTTTGAGATGCTTCAAGGTGGGTTGAAAGAAGTGCTGAATCCCTCTGAATTATTCTTGCAAGAGCGAGCGGACGGGGCATCCGGTTCGACAATTGTTGCATCGATGGAAGGCACGCGACCGATTTTGGTGGAAGTTCAAGCACTTGTAACAGAATCAAGTTTTAATTATCCAAAGCGAATGGCGACCGGGCTTGACCAGAACCGGATTTCACTCTTGATGGCAGTGCTTGAAAAGCGCGCAGGAATGCTTTTGCAGACGCATGATGCTTATATTAAAGTAGCCGGTGGTGTGAAGCTGGATGAACCGGCGATCGATCTGGCTGTCCTTGCGAGCATTGTCTCAAGCTTTCGCGATAAGCCATCGAGAGTTCACGATATCATTATTGGAGAAGTCGGCCTGACCGGTGAGATTCGGCGAGTATCCCGCATTGAGCAGCGCGTGCAAGAAGCGGCAAAGCTCGGCTTCCAGCGGGCAATCATTCCGGCATCCAACTTGGGTGGTTGGGACTATCCGGAAGGCATTGAAATCATCGGTGTTGAAAATGTCAGTGAGGCGTTGCGAGAAATTTTTTCATGA
- a CDS encoding PIN/TRAM domain-containing protein translates to MLRRIIQGLFLLIGAAVGVLFLPYAFELISALDNPWVNNPYVAAIIGALVFFVVSLLLVDYLVNFMKWMEDWLLRAPTGDLLFGTVGLIIGLVVAFLIGFALSAIDIPIVETAAPIVLSVVLGYLGFQVGFKKKEEIAGAFTSAKATNTKKKESDEPVDVLTHKWLDTSVIIDGRIADISATGFLEGKLIVPQFVLAELQHIADSSDTLKRTRGRRGLDVLKRLQDERTGSVVITDLDFDDVPEVDMKLMRAAQKMGGQVVTNDFNLNKVCELHNVPVLNINDLANAVKPVVIPGEDLYTSVVKDGKEPNQGIGYLDDGTMIVIEDGKTFIGQAIHVTVTSVLQTSAGRMIFGKPREGQRKTAN, encoded by the coding sequence TTGCTCAGACGAATTATCCAAGGGTTGTTTCTGTTGATCGGAGCGGCTGTCGGAGTGCTATTTCTTCCTTATGCTTTTGAACTCATTTCTGCACTCGACAATCCGTGGGTCAATAATCCGTACGTCGCCGCCATCATCGGCGCACTTGTATTCTTTGTGGTGTCACTGCTGCTAGTGGATTATTTGGTAAATTTTATGAAGTGGATGGAGGATTGGCTTTTACGGGCGCCGACCGGTGATTTATTGTTCGGCACGGTCGGACTCATCATCGGATTGGTTGTTGCCTTTCTGATTGGTTTTGCGCTAAGTGCCATTGATATCCCCATTGTCGAGACAGCTGCGCCGATTGTGTTGTCTGTTGTGCTCGGGTACCTTGGTTTCCAAGTGGGCTTTAAGAAGAAAGAAGAGATTGCCGGAGCTTTTACGTCTGCAAAAGCAACGAACACGAAAAAGAAGGAATCAGATGAGCCGGTTGATGTGTTGACTCATAAATGGCTCGATACAAGTGTAATTATCGATGGGCGGATTGCTGATATTTCTGCAACCGGATTTCTGGAAGGAAAGTTGATTGTCCCACAATTTGTGCTGGCAGAATTGCAGCATATTGCTGATTCCTCTGATACATTGAAGCGGACACGGGGTCGCCGTGGATTGGATGTATTGAAACGATTGCAGGATGAACGGACGGGTTCAGTCGTCATTACAGATCTGGATTTTGATGATGTTCCGGAAGTGGACATGAAGCTCATGCGTGCAGCGCAAAAGATGGGCGGCCAAGTTGTGACAAATGACTTTAACTTGAATAAGGTATGTGAACTTCATAACGTGCCGGTGTTAAACATCAATGATTTAGCTAATGCAGTCAAACCGGTCGTCATTCCTGGTGAAGACTTGTATACTTCTGTTGTGAAGGATGGAAAAGAGCCGAATCAGGGAATCGGTTATTTGGATGATGGCACAATGATCGTTATTGAAGATGGAAAAACATTCATCGGTCAAGCGATCCATGTGACGGTGACCAGTGTACTGCAGACATCTGCGGGGCGCATGATTTTTGGCAAACCCCGGGAAGGCCAGCGCAAGACAGCGAATTAA
- the ispD gene encoding 2-C-methyl-D-erythritol 4-phosphate cytidylyltransferase, with the protein MMYTAILPAAGSGTRMKANKNKLLLELGGKPVFIHTLEVFEADPACRSIWLAVKPEEQRIMEEEIKRFGLKKVYGLTGGGKERQDSVRACLEAIPACEVVLVHDAARPFIRQGTIRRLAETAAQEGAAIAAVKVKDTIKKAENGLVSETVDRDSLWMIQTPQAFRYSLLLEATRSANEDGFLGTDESMLTERLGYPVRIVESSYENIKITTPDDLIYGKAILEQRRQEEY; encoded by the coding sequence ATGATGTATACAGCCATACTGCCGGCAGCAGGCAGCGGAACACGAATGAAAGCTAATAAAAACAAGCTGCTCCTGGAATTGGGCGGTAAGCCCGTATTTATTCATACACTGGAAGTGTTTGAAGCGGATCCTGCCTGCAGATCCATTTGGCTTGCTGTTAAGCCTGAAGAGCAGCGCATAATGGAAGAGGAGATTAAGCGCTTTGGACTGAAAAAAGTCTATGGTCTTACAGGCGGCGGCAAGGAACGGCAGGATAGTGTGCGTGCTTGCCTGGAAGCTATTCCGGCATGTGAAGTAGTGCTCGTTCATGATGCAGCGCGCCCTTTTATCAGACAAGGCACCATCAGACGGCTTGCAGAAACAGCTGCACAAGAAGGAGCGGCTATCGCTGCAGTCAAAGTGAAAGATACAATCAAGAAAGCGGAAAATGGTTTGGTCTCTGAAACAGTGGACCGGGATAGCTTGTGGATGATTCAGACACCACAGGCTTTCCGGTATTCACTGCTGCTCGAAGCAACCCGCTCTGCCAATGAAGACGGATTTTTGGGGACGGATGAATCCATGCTGACTGAGCGGCTTGGCTATCCGGTGCGGATTGTTGAAAGCAGTTATGAAAACATTAAAATCACAACGCCGGATGATTTAATCTACGGGAAAGCCATTCTTGAACAACGGCGGCAGGAGGAATACTGA
- the ispF gene encoding 2-C-methyl-D-erythritol 2,4-cyclodiphosphate synthase, translated as MIRIGQGYDVHQLTEGRPFILGGIEIPHNKGLLGHSDADVLLHTITDAAVGAIGGGDIGKHFPDTDPAFKDADSRKLLKHIWGIVKEQGFVLGNVDCTVIAQAPKLAPYIEEMRNSVAELLEADKSQVNIKATTSEHLGFTGRGEGIAALAVILLVKQGV; from the coding sequence ATGATTCGGATTGGACAGGGTTACGATGTGCATCAGCTGACGGAGGGCCGGCCCTTTATTTTAGGAGGAATTGAAATTCCTCATAATAAGGGACTGCTCGGCCATTCGGATGCGGATGTGCTATTACATACGATTACAGATGCAGCAGTAGGTGCGATTGGAGGAGGGGATATAGGGAAGCATTTTCCCGATACAGACCCGGCATTCAAAGATGCAGACTCCAGAAAACTACTCAAACACATATGGGGCATTGTAAAGGAACAGGGCTTTGTACTCGGCAATGTGGATTGTACAGTAATCGCACAAGCACCAAAGCTTGCTCCTTATATTGAAGAAATGCGCAACTCAGTTGCAGAGTTGCTGGAAGCGGATAAATCCCAGGTGAATATTAAAGCAACGACTTCCGAGCACCTTGGGTTTACCGGACGCGGGGAGGGGATTGCTGCGCTCGCGGTCATTCTTCTTGTGAAGCAAGGCGTTTGA
- the gltX gene encoding glutamate--tRNA ligase, which translates to MTKQVRVRYAPSPTGHLHIGGARTALFNYLFARHNNGKFIVRIEDTDTGRNIETGELSQLDNLKWLGIEYDESVDIGGDYGPYRQMERLDTYTKYAQEMLGKGLAYKCFHTPEELEAEREAQREAGKAPMYGGSCRHLTADEVAEKEAEGMPYTLRMKVPDNVTYTFDDLVRGPISFESKDIGDWVIVKANGIPTYNFAVTVDDHLMEISHVFRGEEHLSNTPKQMMVFDAFGWDHPRYGHMTLIINENRKKLSKRDESILQFISQYRELGYIPEALFNFFALLGWSPEGEEEVFSKEELIELFSVERLSKSPSMFDKQKLMWMNNQYMKQLPLEKVVELALPHLQKADRLPETLTAEQREWAEKLIALYHDQLSYGAEIVELSGLFFTDELAFNAAAQEVLDGEQVPEVMQSFKEQLEALETFEPSDVKGAIKAVQKETGHKGKNLFMPIRVAATGQMHGPDLPAAIALLGKEKAISRISALLPR; encoded by the coding sequence ATGACAAAACAAGTACGTGTGCGCTATGCACCCAGCCCGACAGGCCATTTGCATATCGGCGGGGCAAGGACAGCACTTTTCAATTACTTATTTGCAAGACATAACAACGGGAAGTTTATTGTCCGAATTGAAGATACAGACACCGGACGCAATATTGAGACCGGCGAATTGTCTCAGCTTGATAACCTGAAATGGCTGGGCATTGAATATGATGAATCTGTCGATATTGGTGGGGACTACGGACCTTATCGTCAGATGGAGCGGCTCGATACGTATACAAAGTATGCCCAGGAAATGTTGGGGAAAGGCTTAGCCTATAAATGTTTCCATACACCTGAAGAGCTGGAAGCAGAGCGGGAAGCACAGCGAGAAGCCGGAAAAGCGCCGATGTATGGCGGCTCATGTCGTCACCTGACAGCGGATGAAGTGGCTGAAAAAGAAGCGGAGGGCATGCCGTATACACTTCGCATGAAAGTGCCGGATAATGTCACGTATACGTTTGATGATCTCGTTCGTGGGCCAATCAGCTTTGAATCGAAAGATATCGGCGATTGGGTAATCGTAAAAGCAAATGGCATCCCGACATATAATTTCGCTGTTACAGTGGATGATCATTTGATGGAAATCTCCCACGTATTCCGGGGAGAAGAACATTTATCAAACACACCGAAGCAGATGATGGTGTTTGATGCATTTGGTTGGGACCACCCGAGATATGGCCATATGACATTGATCATCAACGAGAATCGTAAAAAGCTGTCAAAACGGGATGAATCGATTCTGCAGTTCATTTCACAGTACCGGGAACTTGGTTACATCCCGGAAGCCTTGTTTAATTTCTTTGCACTTCTAGGCTGGTCGCCGGAAGGGGAAGAAGAAGTATTTTCGAAAGAAGAATTAATCGAATTGTTCAGTGTGGAACGGCTGTCCAAGTCACCATCCATGTTTGATAAGCAGAAACTGATGTGGATGAATAATCAGTATATGAAGCAGCTGCCGCTTGAAAAAGTGGTGGAATTGGCACTTCCGCATTTGCAGAAAGCGGACCGTCTGCCTGAAACACTCACGGCAGAACAGCGCGAGTGGGCTGAAAAACTGATCGCACTGTATCATGATCAGTTAAGTTACGGAGCAGAGATTGTTGAATTATCCGGTCTGTTCTTTACGGATGAATTGGCATTCAATGCAGCTGCACAGGAAGTGCTTGATGGTGAGCAGGTACCGGAAGTGATGCAGTCATTTAAAGAGCAGCTGGAAGCACTGGAGACATTTGAACCGTCGGATGTGAAAGGTGCCATTAAAGCGGTACAGAAAGAGACCGGTCATAAAGGCAAGAACTTATTCATGCCGATTCGGGTTGCAGCGACTGGACAGATGCATGGGCCGGATTTGCCGGCAGCTATTGCGCTGCTCGGTAAAGAGAAGGCGATATCCCGCATCTCTGCACTGCTGCCCCGCTAA
- the cysE gene encoding serine O-acetyltransferase, producing the protein MWARLKEDVEVVFEQDPAARTILEVVLTYSGLHAIWAYRLAHIFFKKEMYFIARVISQLSRFFTGIEIHPGAQIGRRFFIDHGMGVVIGETCEIGDNVTLFQGVTLGGTGKEKGKRHPTLEDNVLVASGAKVLGSIVIGENSKIGAGSVVLKNVPENSTVVGIPGRVVIQNGVKVKKDLNHQNLPDPVEDRCNLLEKQIHDLQREIAALKR; encoded by the coding sequence ATGTGGGCACGGCTGAAGGAAGATGTGGAAGTAGTGTTTGAACAGGATCCGGCAGCGCGCACGATTCTCGAAGTGGTACTGACCTATTCCGGTCTTCATGCTATTTGGGCTTACCGGCTTGCACATATCTTCTTCAAAAAAGAGATGTATTTCATTGCACGTGTCATTTCGCAGCTAAGCCGTTTTTTCACCGGCATTGAGATTCATCCCGGCGCACAAATCGGCCGGCGGTTCTTTATTGATCACGGGATGGGTGTAGTGATCGGTGAGACGTGTGAAATCGGCGATAACGTAACACTATTCCAGGGAGTAACACTTGGCGGGACCGGAAAAGAAAAAGGGAAACGCCATCCGACTCTTGAGGATAATGTACTTGTGGCGTCAGGTGCAAAAGTGCTCGGCTCGATTGTGATCGGTGAAAACTCGAAAATCGGCGCCGGTTCTGTTGTGCTGAAGAACGTACCTGAAAATTCAACGGTCGTCGGCATTCCGGGAAGAGTTGTGATCCAGAACGGAGTAAAAGTCAAAAAGGACTTAAATCATCAGAATCTGCCTGATCCGGTGGAAGATAGATGCAATTTGCTTGAAAAGCAGATCCATGACCTGCAGCGGGAAATTGCAGCATTAAAAAGATGA